The Pseudoalteromonas tunicata genome segment TCTCTGCTCGGCGCTCCCATGCTTGTTGTAAATAAGTTTTCATTTTCGACGAAGCACGTTTTAACAAGGAAATTGCGGTTTCATTAGCACGATAATAATAGGTTTCGGGATAGAGCCACCCTTCAAGATGATCACCGGTAAAATTAAGCGCGGCTTCAAGTTCATCAAGTTCAAATATAAAGTTCGGCACGCTCAAATAAGGTGCTGCGGCTATCTTATCAATGATTTGATATAAAGTTTGCCCTTCAATAATGGTAAAACTAAATAAGTGAGCATCACCTTGATTAATTCGTCTTACATTTTCAAGCACAGTACCCGGGCGCAATTGATACATGCCCGCTTTTAAATCTGTCAGACTTGGATCGAGTTTTGCTAAAATTTCCAGCCCAAGGCATGAGTCAACCAACGCAATTGTTTGCCATTGTTGACACAATTTTTTTAAGCCGATACCCGATTGCACTAAAAACAAACGAGGCTGCTCAATTGATATTCGCTGTAATGGTAATTGTTTGAATTGCCAAACAGCAGCGCTCGTTAAAGCTAAAATCAGTAATGTTACTGTAATTAATAATTTAATACGCACTAGGGTTAAGCTCTGTTCGCCATTTATTTGCTAAGGTCAGATCATAGCATTGATTACTAATAGATTTAATAGGCACAAGACCCATTAAGCTATTACAGCAAAACACTGCATCCATGGAGTAAATATCTTCCAGCGTCATTTTGATGATTTCAATGGTATTAATACAGCTTAAATGTTGCAAAAAAACGCCTAAAATACCCGATTGAGTTAAATCTGGAGTATAAAACCGACCATTTCGTACTGCTATAATATTAGCAATAGAGGTTTCAATCACATTGCCACTGACATTAAGTACCAGTGCATCTTGTGCACTATTATGGCGAATTTCTTCTTTAATTAATACTTGTTCTAACCTGTTTAAGGTTTTTAACCCAGCAAGCAAAGGCTGGAGCCCTAATCGGGTTTGCGCAATGCTTAATGCTACGCCTGATTGTTGCCATGTTTCATAATGAATAGGAAATGGAGTAACAGTTACAAAAGCCTGTGGTTGTGTATCTTCTGGTGCACTATAACCTCGCCCACCGACACCACGGGTGATCACAACTTTCACTACAGCTAATTTACACTCAGCTACATAATGCATTAGCTTGGTAGTCAAATCGTCTAAATCAAGCTCAGGAAAAAACAATCTTTGTTGGCATTGACGTAAACGCTCACGATGAAGTGGCCAAAGCTCAATTGTGCCATCAATCACCTTTGCGGTGGTAAAAAAGCCATCACCATAATTAAAGCCGCGATCTAGAGTAGAAACTGTTGTTACATCAGATATATGGAGCTGTATTTTCTTCATAAAAAAGCCCGGTATCAACCAGGCTCTCATCATTTGTGGCTAATCTTGACAGTATATCAAGGTTAACGTATTGCTAATAGATTAGATTTTCTTAAACAATAGTGACCCATTTGTGCCACCAAAACCAAATGAGTTACATAACGCATACTCAAGTTTGGCATCACGGGCGGTATGAGGTACGTAATCAAGATCACACCCTTCGTCCGGATTATCTAAGTTAATCGTTGGTGTAACTTTTTGATCTTGTAATGATAAAATACTGATAATTGATTCAACAGAGCCTGCCGCACCTAATAAATGACCCATCATTGATTTTGATGAACTCACCATAACATTATGAGCATTGTGACCAAATACTGATTTTACTGCTGCGGTTTCAGCTTTATCACCCGCATTGGTAGAAGTACCATGAGCATTAATATAACCTACTTGCTCAGCGTTAA includes the following:
- the mltG gene encoding endolytic transglycosylase MltG; protein product: MRIKLLITVTLLILALTSAAVWQFKQLPLQRISIEQPRLFLVQSGIGLKKLCQQWQTIALVDSCLGLEILAKLDPSLTDLKAGMYQLRPGTVLENVRRINQGDAHLFSFTIIEGQTLYQIIDKIAAAPYLSVPNFIFELDELEAALNFTGDHLEGWLYPETYYYRANETAISLLKRASSKMKTYLQQAWERRAENLPYANAYEALIMASIIEKETGIASERPLIASVFINRLNKKMRLQTDPTVIYGLGEAFDGDIKRSHLKQLTPFNTYMINGLPPTPIASPSAAAIDAALNPLQSDYYYFVAKGDGSHQFSKTLSEHNAAVRKYQLKK
- the pabC gene encoding aminodeoxychorismate lyase translates to MKKIQLHISDVTTVSTLDRGFNYGDGFFTTAKVIDGTIELWPLHRERLRQCQQRLFFPELDLDDLTTKLMHYVAECKLAVVKVVITRGVGGRGYSAPEDTQPQAFVTVTPFPIHYETWQQSGVALSIAQTRLGLQPLLAGLKTLNRLEQVLIKEEIRHNSAQDALVLNVSGNVIETSIANIIAVRNGRFYTPDLTQSGILGVFLQHLSCINTIEIIKMTLEDIYSMDAVFCCNSLMGLVPIKSISNQCYDLTLANKWRTELNPSAY